Proteins encoded in a region of the Paenibacillus wynnii genome:
- a CDS encoding N-6 DNA methylase yields MKISSLEILTIINLLGFKMIEGTSDIYYKNYSQHNDYVIKVDIAKEKIEYGSKIKLGDLTTSNFESSENFVVLECVDRVLAKGYPPGSISLEQKWPMGRKEKGKLDILITDKDNKAYLMIECKTWGEEYEKEKKKMQRDGGQLFSYFQQDKAAQYLCLYASRLYKGQLEFVNDIVQIDEQWKELSNQKEIFDHWNKNFKDNGIFEDWTNAYDIEIKALTRGRLRELTEEDSGRIFNQFAEILRHNVVSDKPNAFNKIFNLFLCKIVDEDRKPSEELNFQWLESDTDEELQKRLSDLYKQGMKEYLTKDVTDYNDEQVAEKLYALDPEVREQIRDMFTRVRLHKNNEFAFKEVFDEKSFRENARVVREVVELLQPYQIRYGHKQQFLGDFFELLLSTGIKQEAGQFFTPVPIAKFIISSLPIRELIERKINNDETNFLPYIIDYAAGSGHFLTEAMDEVQKIIESLDPNKQRPSVKAKLKSWRESSFDWAYEYVYGIEADYRLVKTAKVSCFLNGDGLANVIHADGLDHFQNSIDYKGKLKDVNQDDTKDNGQFDVLVANPPYSVSAFKNTLKFGDESFNLFNRLTDDSSEIECLFIERTKQLLRPGGWAGVILPSSILSNSGIYTDAREMILKYFEVKAIAEFGSNTFMATGTNTVTLFLERKSNNHWRKIESAINNFFGKPVDATVNGIGIAFSKYVNEVFETLELTDYISLVNKQPNENMKKQELFADYKKWFASLTEIKQLKEKKVFKDKTKAEQQEELDKLFYEKVFSREQEKMLYFFLIYPQQTVLIKVGEKQAEKDFIGYEFSNRRGHEGIKMYRDENGILTTKLYDDDNHINPEKANSYVYHSFLKKNINIENSLTDNIAIFNTLELLDFKKLVFEKQISLGVKKKVQIKSKYPLTKLANLTTLIKRGKSANYGKSNIQIIKSGQARGLFEFDFSKEHFVSSEFVLDERKLQRGDLLLNSSGVGTAGRVTFFDLEGDFVVDSHISILRFNKELIDSRYALYVFNWVGFKNLESLALGQSGQIEISYETIANFKIPLPPKHIQEKIVKEINTIEQKEKILRNKLLEANNQLNKVFSDLTYPLEKLGDLAEFKNGLNYSGNSRGDLVTIVGVKDFLEDFSPNLDKLIDVRIDGELSDSYKLQPGDILGVRSNGSANLVGRFVYIDTLLKETSYSGFTIRIRTKSEKVNSKYLCYCLRTEAVRNSLTKDPKGANIKSVNQTMLSSISIPLPEISEQLEIMDKAEKLENEISAIERDLDNMQNEKEQIINEHLE; encoded by the coding sequence GTGAAAATCTCTTCGCTAGAAATTTTGACAATAATTAACCTTCTTGGATTTAAGATGATAGAAGGGACATCAGATATTTATTATAAAAACTATTCACAACATAATGATTATGTTATAAAAGTGGATATTGCTAAAGAGAAGATCGAATACGGTTCAAAAATCAAATTAGGCGACCTTACAACAAGCAACTTTGAGAGCAGCGAAAACTTTGTTGTGTTGGAGTGTGTGGACAGAGTTTTAGCAAAAGGCTACCCGCCAGGCAGTATTTCATTGGAACAAAAGTGGCCAATGGGAAGAAAAGAAAAAGGTAAGTTGGACATTCTTATTACTGACAAGGATAACAAAGCCTATTTGATGATTGAATGCAAAACTTGGGGTGAAGAATACGAGAAAGAGAAAAAGAAGATGCAGCGTGATGGGGGACAACTTTTCTCTTACTTTCAACAAGACAAAGCCGCTCAATATTTATGTCTGTACGCTTCTAGACTCTATAAAGGACAGCTTGAGTTCGTTAACGACATCGTGCAGATTGACGAGCAATGGAAAGAACTCAGTAACCAAAAAGAAATTTTTGACCATTGGAACAAAAACTTTAAAGACAACGGGATTTTTGAAGATTGGACAAACGCTTACGACATTGAAATAAAAGCACTCACAAGAGGTAGACTAAGAGAATTGACTGAAGAAGATAGCGGGCGAATTTTTAACCAATTCGCCGAAATTCTTCGTCACAATGTTGTTTCGGACAAGCCGAATGCTTTTAATAAAATCTTCAATCTATTCCTTTGCAAAATTGTTGATGAAGACCGCAAACCATCTGAAGAACTGAATTTTCAGTGGTTGGAATCAGACACTGATGAAGAATTGCAAAAGCGTCTTTCAGACCTTTATAAACAAGGCATGAAAGAGTATTTGACCAAAGATGTTACCGACTACAATGACGAGCAAGTAGCAGAAAAACTCTATGCACTTGATCCTGAAGTAAGAGAACAAATTCGTGATATGTTTACCCGTGTACGATTGCACAAAAACAATGAATTTGCATTTAAAGAAGTCTTTGACGAAAAATCGTTTAGAGAAAATGCAAGAGTTGTTCGTGAAGTGGTAGAGTTGCTTCAGCCTTATCAAATTCGGTACGGACATAAGCAACAGTTCTTGGGTGATTTCTTTGAGTTGCTATTAAGCACAGGTATTAAGCAGGAAGCAGGACAATTTTTCACACCAGTTCCAATAGCTAAATTCATTATTTCGTCATTGCCCATTCGTGAACTTATTGAACGAAAAATCAACAATGATGAAACCAATTTTTTGCCATATATAATTGACTATGCAGCAGGCAGTGGACACTTCCTGACCGAAGCGATGGACGAAGTGCAAAAAATCATTGAAAGCCTTGACCCGAACAAACAAAGACCTTCGGTTAAAGCCAAACTCAAAAGTTGGCGTGAATCTTCCTTTGATTGGGCTTACGAATATGTCTACGGAATTGAAGCCGATTATCGCTTAGTAAAAACAGCTAAAGTGAGTTGTTTTTTGAACGGTGACGGTTTAGCAAACGTAATACATGCTGACGGATTAGACCATTTTCAAAACAGCATAGATTACAAAGGCAAACTCAAGGACGTGAATCAAGACGATACCAAAGACAACGGACAATTTGATGTTTTGGTAGCAAACCCGCCCTATTCAGTTTCCGCTTTCAAAAACACTTTGAAGTTTGGTGATGAATCATTTAACCTCTTCAATCGTCTGACGGATGATAGTTCAGAAATTGAATGTTTATTTATTGAACGCACTAAGCAACTTTTAAGACCGGGCGGTTGGGCAGGTGTGATTCTGCCAAGTTCAATTTTGAGTAATTCAGGTATTTATACAGATGCAAGAGAAATGATCTTAAAGTACTTCGAAGTAAAAGCCATTGCTGAATTTGGTTCAAACACTTTTATGGCGACAGGTACAAATACAGTTACATTATTTTTAGAACGTAAGTCTAATAACCACTGGAGAAAGATTGAATCCGCGATTAATAACTTCTTTGGCAAACCTGTGGACGCTACGGTAAACGGAATCGGAATAGCATTTAGTAAGTATGTAAACGAAGTATTTGAAACATTAGAACTTACGGATTACATTTCATTGGTGAACAAACAACCTAATGAAAATATGAAAAAACAAGAGTTGTTTGCAGACTACAAAAAATGGTTCGCTTCACTAACTGAAATAAAACAATTAAAAGAAAAGAAAGTATTTAAGGACAAAACCAAGGCTGAACAACAAGAGGAATTAGATAAATTATTTTATGAGAAGGTCTTTTCACGCGAACAAGAAAAAATGCTTTATTTCTTCTTGATTTATCCACAACAAACAGTGTTAATAAAAGTTGGTGAAAAGCAAGCTGAGAAGGATTTTATTGGCTATGAGTTTAGTAATCGTAGAGGACACGAAGGCATTAAGATGTACCGTGATGAAAATGGAATACTTACTACTAAACTCTATGATGATGATAATCACATTAACCCTGAAAAGGCAAACAGCTACGTTTATCATTCTTTTTTGAAAAAGAACATCAACATTGAGAATTCTCTCACAGATAATATTGCGATTTTCAACACCCTAGAGTTGTTGGACTTCAAGAAGTTGGTTTTTGAAAAGCAAATTTCGCTAGGAGTAAAAAAAAAAGTTCAAATAAAAAGTAAATATCCTTTGACAAAACTTGCTAACTTAACAACGTTGATAAAGAGAGGTAAATCCGCTAATTATGGAAAATCGAATATTCAGATTATAAAATCAGGCCAGGCCAGAGGATTGTTTGAGTTTGATTTTTCTAAAGAACATTTTGTTAGTTCTGAGTTCGTGCTAGATGAAAGGAAACTACAAAGAGGGGATCTATTACTAAATTCATCTGGTGTAGGTACAGCTGGAAGAGTTACATTTTTCGATTTAGAAGGAGATTTTGTTGTTGATAGCCATATATCCATTCTTAGATTTAATAAAGAATTAATAGACTCTAGATATGCTTTATATGTTTTTAACTGGGTTGGTTTTAAAAATCTAGAAAGTCTTGCGTTAGGTCAAAGTGGACAGATTGAAATTAGTTATGAAACGATAGCGAACTTTAAAATTCCGCTTCCTCCAAAACATATACAAGAAAAAATAGTAAAGGAAATAAACACTATTGAACAAAAAGAAAAAATACTTCGCAACAAATTGCTTGAGGCAAATAATCAACTAAATAAAGTCTTTTCGGACCTTACCTATCCCCTTGAAAAATTAGGAGACCTTGCGGAGTTCAAAAATGGACTAAATTATAGCGGAAATAGCAGAGGAGATTTAGTCACAATAGTAGGTGTAAAGGATTTCCTAGAAGACTTCTCACCTAATCTCGATAAACTTATAGATGTGAGAATTGATGGAGAATTGAGTGATAGTTACAAATTACAACCTGGGGATATATTGGGAGTTCGTTCAAATGGCTCTGCTAATTTAGTAGGTCGGTTTGTTTATATTGATACTCTATTGAAAGAGACTTCATATTCAGGATTTACAATTAGAATTCGGACTAAATCGGAAAAAGTCAATTCTAAATATCTGTGTTATTGCTTACGAACGGAAGCTGTTCGAAATAGTCTTACCAAAGACCCAAAAGGTGCAAACATTAAAAGTGTCAATCAAACGATGCTTTCTTCTATAAGCATTCCGCTTCCTGAAATTAGTGAACAACTCGAAATAATGGACAAGGCAGAAAAATTAGAGAATGAAATATCGGCAATTGAAAGAGACTTAGACAACATGCAGAATGAGAAAGAACAAATAATAAATGAACACTTGGAATAA